The DNA segment CTTCTTCAAGCGGTCCATGATTTCCTCTTTGATCATTTTGGGCATCCAGACCAAACGTTTGATGCCCCCCTCGGCCATAATAAATTTCTTGCTGCCAATGTAGTGCTTGCTGTGGCCCACGAAACCCGGGGTAACGGATCCGCCGCCAACAGAACCCGCCAGGGTCGTAAATTTCATCCCGCAGGGAGTCATCCCGGTAAAG comes from the Deltaproteobacteria bacterium genome and includes:
- a CDS encoding CO dehydrogenase/CO-methylating acetyl-CoA synthase complex subunit beta (in acetogenic organisms, this enzyme complex converts carbon dioxide to acetyl-CoA while in methanogenic organisms this enzyme is used to degrade acetyl-CoA to form methane and carbon dioxide; part of an enzyme complex) produces the protein FTGMTPCGMKFTTLAGSVGGGSVTPGFVGHSKHYIGSKKFIMAEGGIKRLVWMPKMIKEEIMDRLKKRSAEIGIPNFPEMIADETIGTTEDEILPFLTEKGHPALSMPSLF